ATACATGAACATGATATTCATCCACTTGTCTAAGATCATCTGCACCGTTTCACACGACAGTGAGGGAAAGTGCAGCGGGGCAGTTTTAAATGATGGTAAATAGACTTGATTGAATTAATGAAGCAACATTTTCAATCAAATACTTTTAAAATAGACTTCCTGGAAAATTAACATACAAGCCCTGAAAAGGACAAACAGAGCCTTAAAAAAAGCAGGCAAAGCGGCTACAAACTCTCCCAAAACCTAAGTCCTCATAATCCAAACTCCATCAAAATGTCATCTTCATCAATTAGCTTTGATTAAGGCAGCTGATTCTGGTGGAGATAATGACAGAAGCGTTTGAACTGTGGAAGCGGCTCAGACGGCCACTGGGTGGCGCTGCAAGGTCAGGGAAACTGGAGAGGAGCGCTTCTCTGCTGTGCATTTCATTACGAAGGACAGGGGGGTTTTCTGGAGTGAATGTGGATTAGAATGAAGTATTTTATTCTGGAAATAACATCATAGGAATTATTGATTCAATCGTTTTAATTCTAATGATAGAAAACATTAATAAACcgttttttttaaggattttaaccAAGTGATTCTACTATTTTTGAACTGTTTCTTTGCcacaagaagaaaataagagacTAAACTATTTCTTCAGGATGTATTTTGTGAGAGAAATAATGCGTTCAGCTAAACACGAACCATGAAGGAACTCCTCCATTcagttcaggtgtgtgtgcgtgcgtgcgtgcgtgcgtgtgtgtgtgtgtgtgtgtgtgtgtgtgtgtgtgtgtgtgtgtgggcttgaCCTACAGCAGAGACCAAACCGCTATTATTTCTACTTCCAACAGTActacagtgtgtgcgtgtgtgtgtgtgtgtgtgtgtgtgtgtgtgtgtgtgtgtgtgtgtgtgtgtgggaaaagTGAAATAATAAATGCAATCAGGTGCCCATAAAGTCCGCACAGTGTCCGCGCGCGCATACAAACAGACAAGAAATTAAAGGATGGACAGTGTATAAAAAGTCTGAAAGTTGTAAAAATCAATATTAATGGAaaattattgtttattattgtacGAgaaattttatatatatatatatatatataaaagagaAGAGGACTATAACGGTGAAACGTCACTactaacttaaaaaaaaaaaaaaacattttggagcGACATTAAACCAAAATATTATAAGTCATTCTAAACTCCTGCAGGAATATTAtgtttttccctccatcactgtgGCCGCAGTTTAAAAGCACCAATGTGATTTTTGCAGTCACGTTTCTTCCTTTACTTTAAATACCTAAGTAGAAAATAGTCGATATTTGCACAAGAAGTCTGTGGGACGTGGAAATTGAATCTAacaaaatcactcatgttgccGAATTACAGGCGTTAAATCCGCAtttggaaagaagaagaagaagacgaagaagaagaggagaaacattaGACTCCAGCATGAAGGCTTTTGAAATGCAGACAGGCAGATGAGATGCTGAAGCACATTACCTCTGTGTGGCTGAGCTGCCTTGCAGACTCCATTCACCCCTCCTCTACCTATCCATCCTGCCTGCTCACAAAACCATGACCTTCACAATTTATAGAGAGGAAACCCCCGAGAGTCACGTCATATTTGAAAACGtcctcctcgtctttctctcctctttttcttttccttcttcttcctcctcctcctcctcttcttctgctgttgctgccacGAAAACGACTTGATAAGCCACATTTACATGGAGGCCGGTTATGATCCTTTCTTTAGATGTTCTATTAAATTTCAGGGCTTTTTGTAGAGAGAAAGTGCCCTGGAAATATCGTAcacaattatatatatataaataataataataataatgataataataacaatagtgCACAAGTTAAACACTAATGAATGGCTAATTTGTGTATATATGCATTAACTCCAACATGTggcaagaaacaaaacaactgggaaatttacattttcattaaattgAATAAAATTAAGCCGAATAAAGACGCTGATTTCggagataaaataaaataatgtaaacCGGAATAAtctttatcttaaaaaaaaaaaaaaatgcaagcaTCTTATTGCGTTGCCACgatgacaacaacacaaacaagggATGAATCCAAGAAACACTCCACCACGCttactgtaaaataacagcAGTAATGGTGATCAAAAGTCAGCAGTCACCAACCAGACAGGAGATTTTCTGagcgtctttttttttttcctgcagcacagataAATCCATGTGGACGTGGAAGAGGAAGGCTCCCTGTGGAGAACAGCTCAGAATAATCCATATTCATGCGCTCGACACGTGGAGTAAATACAGTatgagggggggtgggggggtggggggggggggcattgtGTGGATGCACAGTTTCAGCAGGTTGGAAAAGAGCCTGACGCCATACATTCAGCGTGTTTCAGTGACACAGAGGAACTGCAGCGGATGATGGAGCACAAAATATCTCCAATATAAACAGCCTATTTTCAGACGGCTCGAAGTACACACAGATCATAAgcctcagcctgtgtgtgtgtaattaaaaaGTGCGCGTTATATTGGAAAATGCAACTGTAAAGGTGTAGCCTTCTAATAAAACATGATGCTTACAAGCATGAAAAAGGTATTTATGAAGTAATATGACGAGTATAAAAGCTATTAATTAAATGTACTTAAGTTGGGCCCGAAGCTACAATCGTGCCACGGTgtaaagtggaacagaggttTATTTTCTGATTAGAATCCGCTCTGATTtctatataaaatataaatctgTGTCATTAGACATTATGTGCGTTAGACTTCTGTGGCTCCAACACTGTCAGAGGCAGGGACTGACAGAAGGGCGCTGCTTGCTGACAGCACAGCTGAAATATTCATAACAACAAGGCATTAAAAGTTTGCTTTTACGGGACCGATCCGGAGTCCCTGCACTCCACGTCCCCGCTGAAGTCTTGTTTTAAAGAGCAGAGTGGTGTGACAACGAGCGGCTTTAATTAGCGCCAATGGGCGCGACGAGCCTGTTGGGCCACTGGCGTCCTAAATCAATAGCAGGGAAAGCAAAAGTGCTCCTAAGGCCTGAACGTGTcggtgcacgcacacacacacacacacacacacacacacacacacacacgctgctgccAACATGGTTTTTGAAGACCCATGAAAAAGGCAAAGCTTTTGGAGAATAGGCGCACCAAAACCCATTATAAGATttgaaactcttttttttttttcctcctgtgtcgcctttggttaaaaaaaataaaagaaatctcTCACTACAAGATTTGGGATATTTCTGCACGAGCTGTGTTGCGGGATGTAAATGCTCAGGTCTGCTGTGTACGGAAGCCTCGAAGCTTTCCCTCTGTGCGGTGAAAGTCTTGTGCGTTGGCTTATCTTTGGCGCGTCATGTGACTTTGCATCGGGTTTTATAGCAGAGGGGCGCGGGAGCCGCATGCTTAATGAGCGGGTGCACAGGTAGGCAGCACGAGGCCACAGTGGAGCCTCACTGCACGCGGGCTTTATTTTCCACACTTTTTCTGCCTTGCTCCATCAGCACGCGCCAAATACTTAAGATAAATGCAATTAAATAAAGAGAGCCTTATGTTGCCTCATAATTAGTCTGTCTTTAAGCAGCCTTTAACGTTGCAAAACACCGCACGTGCTTGCAACACGCGcacaaataaatcacaaaatacaaagttttgggggtggggtggggtgggggtgggggggtgctgCACATACAGCGCGTCTCTGCTGCCACTTTTCCTaatggagacaaagaaaaatgatgcCTACTTCTCTATATCATTGAATTCAGTTGCTAAGCAACTAGTATGGGAAATCATCCGCGAAATTCAAATCCTGCAGCGCGAGGACACGTTTTGTTGAGTTTTGCTGAATAGGCGAGCAAGACAACtccagaaaaaagaaagttggAATCCCGGGAAACACACTGGCCTCGTGCAGCCGTGGCGACAAGTAGTCctgttgtaaaataaaataaagaataatcATGACACCACAGCTAAAGCATCGAGGAAAAACCCCATTTAGAATCATGGAGGAAATTAAATAACACAACTCATCAGGAATAGTGTTTTTTCTGCACCTGCCCCGCAAACACAACAACCGCTCTGAGTCCTGAAACAACATCCCTGATATGAACCTGCAGCCTCCGACCCGTCAAACAGTCACTTCACCGTCTCATCCTCGGTAAACTGCAGCGGAGAGGCAGCTGAGCCTGTGGGCTGCTCAGCTTTGGACAGACGGGATCGATAAGCTCTGTGACCCAGTGCCCCCGCATCCGAAAACAGCGCGTCAGGCTCCGCCGGGTCTACCTGAGAAACGCACCTGGCGAGCCTGCGCCGGCCCCCTTTTCGAGGTGGACCTGGATATGAGGCGCATCCGGTCGTAGTCTCACAAGCAGCCAGCTGTAAATTCAATTTGGACTATTTGACTGAGTGTAAATCAATTATTTTGCAGATTGCAGCGCGTGGATCAGGCGCTCGTAAAGCGGCCTAATAATGATGTGTTTATCGCTGCTCTGTCTGGACTGTAAGCTGCAACCTAAATATTACATAACATGCAAGGCAGGACATGAGGACGCGCGCATTCTGGACGCGTCTGGCTGGTGTCCGGTTTGATTTTCTTCCTCGAACAATCCCCgatgctctccctctctccccccctctctctctctgtgtcttttttacACCAAATCTAAATTTCCATCCTGCAGGCTGAGGCTGGGGCTCCTGCCTTTTGCCCAAGGCCTCAAGAGGCAgcagatgtaaacaaacagtcGAGCCATTGTGCAGGCCTGCAAGTGACCGCGATGCTTCATTTAAATGGTAATATACAGTTATGGGATGATGATAACAGCGCTGGTGGACATTTATTTAAGCCTACAGGCGATAAATTACGAGCTCTTGAAGCGCTAAACGCTGGATTAATACGCCgacttctctgttttatatttttagtAAATGAAAACCCcgtttttcttttacttttaaaggagtattttcatgtttcagtctaCAAAGAGCCTTTGGTCTGCATTATTCTAATGGAGGTTATTCTTAGCTCGCAGCTTCATCTGGGACAAAATAGTCCACCATTTTCttcattagctgctgctgtgcatgcaAAACATAGCACACAGGGTAATTCCACAAACAGCCCAGAATATACGAGGAGAATATAAATGTCAGAACACAAGATGATTGCATTTCATTCTAACAAATTTATTGTGTCTCAATCAGCTCGTACGGAACCACTACTGAAATTAAATTACAATCAAATTATCACATCAAAATATACCCTTATTACCTAACAACGGTCAATGTCAGCTTATGGTGATTTGTGCTCCTTTAAGAAACGAGaatacaaaattaaacaaataagggcaacaacaaaaaaaaaatataagaaaaaatatggaaataaaacaaggagggggaggaaagcATCTTACACAAGTtcctgggggaggaggggaaataAATTACCGTTTGGAATAATTCATATGTATTCcgaataaaatattaaaacaagtaattctgatgaaaaatataaagtaaataAGTCAGATCAGTATCTGATCTAGTGATCTATATTGCCGGCTTTACAGAGTTTTGTTTATTAAAACCTACCAAAGAACACTGCTTAGAAAGGGCAGCATTAATAGTATATCCACAGCACCCACTCAGTCACACTTGGCaacagattttcagattttttttctcaaataagTGCAGTTGAAGTCTTTTTCAAATGTCTTATGCTctatttgttgaaaaaaaagggagaaaaatccACTCACGGTGTCAAAGTccattaaataataataattaaaaaaaaaaaaagaggaggagaagaagaagaagaaggtgatcTTTGAGATCAAGTCCTGGTCCTggttgtcttttctttctggGCTCGTGAGGGCCTCCAacgtgagaagaaaaaaaaaagaagaagaagaagaagaaatcccCAAATCCTCCGTGCGCGCGCGTGTGAATGAAACCATGCAGTCCACCTCAGAGGAAAATCAAAGAGCTGGAAATCATGATGGAAGCGTCGTGGATGTCACTCTTATTCATAGTGTTGCagtttttcccccctctgttATTGTTAGGcttggagaggaggggaaggcgGATCAGTCCCATTTCGAAATATACAAAATGCCTGCTCCTTTGTTTCTTCAATCAAACACAGGATAATGAGgggggtatttttttttttttgtctttttgcttttttttttttggaaagggggaagagaaataaaaacaatacttGGGGTTTTCCtcttgatgtgttttaatgcgCCAAAATTACCTGGTGGAATGAACTTGTGGTTGTCACCCTCTGGTCGCTCGCTTCACTTGCATCTTTTAAGTAATCTACTAAAAAATGCccctgaaagaaaaaagcagaaggAACCTTTTAGGTTAAGACATTTCAGGGCCTGGAAGAAGGTTAACGgtgcgtttttgtttttttgttttttttttgtttgttctgagGGGGGGttgggaggaaaaaggggatGGAAAaggttgctgtttttttttctctttctcttttctggtGAAAAATAGATAACACATTTTGCAGTCTCATTCATATTCCCTCACAATCACAGTATCAAAAAATTTGGCTATCTTGGCGatagtctgtgtgttttttaatcagtttaatTTCATATAAAATATTCTGGTGTGCTGTTCTATGTTTCACTGAACATTCTTTTGCAGTCCATGGAGGGGGGCGGTGTTTCTGCACTCACATTGCCGACCTGAGAGTACACATCCTCCGGCGTCTGTGCCACTCCTGGGGGCGTCATCcgtttttccttctgtctcctaTTGCAAAACCACACTCTAAccacctccttctccagctgcaAGTTGTCCGCCAGGGTGCTGATCTCCTGGGCCGAGGGTTTGGGGCATTTTAAGAAGTGGCTCTCCAAAGCCCCTTTGACGCTCACTTCGATGGATGTGCGCTTCTTTCGCTTCCTCCCTTGCGCCGCGATCTTGTCGATGCTGGTGGGGCTGCCGGTGGACGAGTCGGCCTCCTCAAGCCACTTGTTTAACAAAGGCTTGAGCTTgcacatgtttttgaagctgagctgcagagcctCGAATCTGCAAATGGTTGTCTGAGAGAAAACGTTCCCGTACAGGGTGCCCAAAGCCAAGCCGACGTCCGCCTGCGTAAAGCCCAGTTTGATCCTCCGCTGTTTGAACTGCTTGGCGAACTGTTCCAGGTCGTCCGAGGTCGGCGTGTCGTCGTCCGAGTGCGGGTCGTGGCTGTTCACGCCGCCGTGGTGCTGGTGATGCGGAtgctggtggtgatggtggtgatggtggctGCCGTGGTCCAGATCCGGGGTGTCCCCCCTCACCAAGCCCGGGTGCACCAGACTCTGGCTCCCTGGACTCAGCATCCCGTTCACAGTGAATCCACCGGGCTGGGAGTAGATCAgcgactgctgctgctgctgtcccccGGATATGGAGTTAATGTGAGCCGCAGTCGTGCTCCCCCAAGCCCCGGCGTGAGTCTGGTGGGGAGCTAAGTGAGGGGGCCTGTGGTGCAGCGCGGTGCCCGTGTGCAGATCGTCTCTGCCGGAGTTTTTCACGTCCTGCTGCTGCGGGCTGCCCGTCATCCCGACGGGACTCGACGACCAGGGCGATCCggcttcagctgcagcaaccgcggctgctgctgcggctgctgcggCGTGCGGGAGGGATGTCACCCACTGATGGGCATGGCTCAGCATGTGTCCCCCGTTGCTCGCTGCCATTGCGCCTTGCATAAAGTCACTCTGTACCATCTTTACTGAGGGGTCTCCCCTGTAGCCCCCAGACCCCGAGGTAACCGCAGCACTGCCCGGCTGCATGCCACCACCTCCGGAGTCAGAGTGCACGATGGAGCCGGACGATAAGATGCTATTGCTGGGCAGATAAGGATTGGAAGCCGCGGTGGCCATTCCGTCAACCCTTATGAATATGTTTGTGGATAACCCCCCTCCCTTTTTACAGTCACTTCTTTCGAGCAGGCAAATTGTATCTCATGAATTATTCAAACTTTAAAAGTATGGGTAGGTTTTTGGCAAATACCATCGACGTGCGTAAAAACGcaaaaaaagcttcaaaaaCTGTGGcagaaaactgaataaaatcCGCATGTATTTACAACATTCTACTTCAAACAGTTGTGCATGGATATCGGCGATAAAAATCCAGGTTTTTCAAAAGCCCTTTGAAACCATGTGCAGTCCGTTCAGAAAGTTTCGCACTGGCATGAAATTGTggacattaaaattaaaatatacAGCAGAATAAAACGCGTTGTCCCAAACAAACTTTTGGTGGTcgcagaaaacaaaaagccttGCAAATTCTCCACAATGTACAAAGTCCCAGTTTATGTCCCCTTTGGATGTGAAAAACATTAGCAGAGTGTCCTCGGTTCTTTTGTAATTCAGTCGCCGAGATTTCTCCCTCGctttattcttttctctctcttcttttatAGCACTGAGCCTatctctttgttctgttttgatgTATATAAACCTGCCAAACCGCAAACTCCCGTTGAAGTACAATCCAGTATAACAGTGTACGGCGCTGCTTGCAAGCCTCTTCTCTCATTcgcttgttctctctctccacctctctctctatatctctcgctcgctctctctctctccggcaGGCCCTTTAGTCCCGCCCCCCTCCAACCCCGACGACGCACGGATGTTTACCCTGTGCGTGCCCGCTGATTGGCTACCCGGGGTGTGATTGGCAGCTCTCGCCAGCCTTGCTCCGGGCGCACGAGCCCTCCTTCCGGCTGTTCCAATTGGCTGATTTTTAATTGGAGTCCAAACAGAACGGGGAACACAACTTGGTAGTAAATAGTACTGAGATATTAGTACACAAACAGGGGTGAAGGGGTAAATGAAAATGGCTGATAAACTCTGGCCTCTCAAAGAATCGCCGTgatcacttttcttttttccagaaACGTTCCAACAgaatgtttccctttgtttacaCGGAAATACACCTGCTTTAAAGTATACAGTTTCATATAAATGCATGTGATCAAGATGCAGGTGCTCAAACAGATGCAACTGTTAAACAACTGTATAGAAGTGGTCTTATTATCTGTTATTCTGGTTGCAAAAACATCCAGGAGTAAGGCTCGAGTAAGGCTCGAGAGTTTATTCAAAACCTGCACGTGCGTGTTTGACACTATAAGATCTATTGGTAACAATTATAATTATCTGATAGCCTGAACTGATTGTGTAACAGAATAAGGCATCCATACTGCCACGGTTAGGGGTTTAATTCCCTCTGGGCCACCCATGAAAAACATGGGAAGActtaatgaatttaaaaaaaaaaaaaaaaaggaataaaaaggTTCACTAAATGGTGCAACGCTTTATCTTGTTATATTAACCTACAATGCGAGATGACGTGCACTGTGTGTTAAAATGGACAGATTAGCAtttcaaaactgtttttttttttcttttttaccagCTCGACTTAATTGTTTATGAGCATATAAAAGTAGGAAACCTCCGTCAGGCTCGTGATTGTTAATACAAAAACCTGACACTGCCCCCTCAACCTCAGAATGGCAGCACGTatgtaaaacacagcagagggaggtAGTGTACATGTCACGATTGGAGTGCAGAATAAGGCGCAGCGGCCGCGAGCCGAGCGCAGCCCTGCGCCGCGGCTCCGCAGGAGTTAACGCACAAAGGTTGCGGGGACGCTTCCATGCGGAAACGCCCGCGTACAGGCGACCTCACTGAGGCCCAGTGAAAAGAGAAAGTGGCAACCAAAACAAGGGCAAATTGAGCAGTCCTTGGGGGGTTTGTGCGTGCAGGGTGGCGGTGCTGGAAGCATCCGCTtaaggaaagagaaaacacttccATCGATATGGCCCTTAAAATGCGCACCATCCCTCAAGGTGACCACATCACCCCGGAGATGAATGGGGCCTTTGTTAGTGCGGGGGACCCATGCGCCTATATGAACGCACCCATGGGTGGTAATAAGCGCCAGACACAGGTCCCACTGCACCCGTTGCTTGGGTTGAGGGTGCCTGCAGCCTGTTGAGTCCACCTGGCCAAAACAAAGCGCGTGGCAGGTGATTTCCTGACAGGATTAACTGTATTTTGTATAAAGGTCAGAACTGCATGTCATGCCTTAACCCCAAACATCATAAGCTCCCCATCTCAAAGATGGCGCAAAGATTTTATTGCAAAAGGGATTTAAGGGCAAATATAAAGCAGTGGAGGAGTTGTGTACTCCATGCCAGTgccctccacccacccacctccccacccctcttcttcttcttcttcttcctcttcttcttcttctcctcatcccAGTAGATTTAATTTGGACTGGGCTCAAAACCGAGGGAGCCTCGTGGATTTGTTTACATTGAATAGGCAGGCTAGGGGCCAGAACCATGGGGCCCTCTATTCATTAATATACAGTGAGGATTTCGCTCTAAATTACTGCTGTTCAATCCACACTGCACGCTTTGAAAGGGCGTCTCAGGCGGCCAGCAGAAACGTGACACCAAGGGTACTAAGAAGAGGGCTCCTTACACATGATAACCCCctgaaaatggggaaaaatatatataacatGTACATAAAAGGAGTCAAAATCAGAAATGCTGCGCGAAATCACCGTGCGCCCATAAAAAACAGCCCTCTCTGATATATgatgtgtttattatttatttgcttattATAAAAAGGTCCCCAAGTTCCCTGCTGGGGGagttcatttattttgtatgcaaaaaaaggagaaaaaaaaaagaaagaaagaaagaaaggggggagaggaaaaaaaaaaaatcatccccAAGTATAACAAGAGACGAACAGTTAGTGCTgattttcatttgcataaattttcatatattttagtGAAAATAATAGCGGGAGCCGAGGAGTGCTCCTGCTCAGTtgaggcagaggaaagaaaatcttAGGGAGCAGCGAGTCGTCGGAAGGGGAGATAACCATTTACAGGCGCCATGTGAACAATGTGAAGCTATTTCCCTTTTCTTGGACACAAGGTAAGTCAACAATCATCTATGCGGATTTCTTTTTACGCTTGAGGAATGTTCGACTTTATCGCCTGGTCGCGCATTGCTGCACTGTGCCTGTGATGTGCTTCCTCATAGACTGCTCGCTGCTTTAAGTGATATTTCAGCCTACTTCTGAGCCCAATTTGCAGTCATGTTCCCTGTAACCTATATTTAAAACCAATTGCAAAtgcgtctttttttttcccctggatGCGTAAAAATCAATACGCTCGCCGCTGTTTGCTTTTGCGCCCCAGACTCTCCCCTTTTTTTGCGCCTTTTATATAAATAGCGGGCAGATGGATAAGCTGTGCTGTTTTGTACTGAATGTCCACCGGAGAAAAGTGCAATCAATCACATTTtaagcagggagagagagagagagggagtgagggagcgggagagagacCCCTCGTTTGAATCCTCCAGAGGGACCGCGTAGGCAAGTGCAATATGAAATCGTTTAATATAAATCGATCTTGCTGCTGCAAAGTTTGTTTAAAGTTTACACGCAGCGGCTTGTCGGTGCTTAGCTGCACCCATCGACTCAGACAGCTTCGAAAAAGCCTGTGATTGTGATGAGTGCCGAGCGgtttgtgctgtatttttattctttatttttttctgtttgggtTTTGGGGACGTTCGAGGAGCGAATGAAGGAGCGATAACTCAAACTAAAAGCAGTATATTCTTTAAAGGAGACCTGGTTCATAGACAATCGCTTCAGTGTCTGTCTTAACTTTCAAAGTCCATAAGGATTCACATTAACCTGAATGTGGGGACAAGTCGTTTGGTTTTCGCgatacttttttcttttttcctttttcttttta
The sequence above is a segment of the Chaetodon auriga isolate fChaAug3 chromosome 23, fChaAug3.hap1, whole genome shotgun sequence genome. Coding sequences within it:
- the pou3f3b gene encoding POU domain, class 3, transcription factor 3-B, which translates into the protein MATAASNPYLPSNSILSSGSIVHSDSGGGGMQPGSAAVTSGSGGYRGDPSVKMVQSDFMQGAMAASNGGHMLSHAHQWVTSLPHAAAAAAAAAVAAAEAGSPWSSSPVGMTGSPQQQDVKNSGRDDLHTGTALHHRPPHLAPHQTHAGAWGSTTAAHINSISGGQQQQQSLIYSQPGGFTVNGMLSPGSQSLVHPGLVRGDTPDLDHGSHHHHHHHQHPHHQHHGGVNSHDPHSDDDTPTSDDLEQFAKQFKQRRIKLGFTQADVGLALGTLYGNVFSQTTICRFEALQLSFKNMCKLKPLLNKWLEEADSSTGSPTSIDKIAAQGRKRKKRTSIEVSVKGALESHFLKCPKPSAQEISTLADNLQLEKEVVRVWFCNRRQKEKRMTPPGVAQTPEDVYSQVGNGHFLVDYLKDASEASDQRVTTTSSFHQVILAH